The Ictidomys tridecemlineatus isolate mIctTri1 chromosome 6, mIctTri1.hap1, whole genome shotgun sequence genome includes a region encoding these proteins:
- the LOC101975015 gene encoding fructose-2,6-bisphosphatase TIGAR — protein sequence MVPCMCSLAQESEPDLKYGAAESKPLSDLRNMAKEAGEECPFFTPPGGETLDQVEMHGKQFFEFLCQLILKEADQKQRFSTGAPSNNLKTSLAEIFPLETNYNSEVNSDSGAPGLVASVLVVSHDAYMRSLFGYFLTDLKCSLPASLRKFELSSVSPNTGISLFIISFEKGKEPTPKCVCMNLQDHLNEVTKTLSV from the exons ATGGTGCCTTGCATGTGTTCTCTAGCCCAGGAGTCTGAGCCTGACCTT AAATATGGGGCTGCGGAAAGCAAGCCTCTAAGTGACCTGAGGAACATGGCCAAAGAAGCTGGGGAAGAATGCCCTTTCTTTACACCTCCCGGAGGAGAGACGTTAGACCAG GTGGAAATGCATGGAAAAcagttttttgaatttttgtgtcAGCTAATCCTGAAAGAAGCAGATCAAAAGCAACGGTTTTCTACAGGAGCTCCAAGCAACAATCTAAAAACTTCTTTGGCAGAGATATTTCCTTTAGAAACAAACTACAACTCTGAAGTTAATTCCGACAGTGGCGCTCCAGGATTAGTGGCCAGTGTCTTAGTCGTGAGTCATGATGCTTACATGAGAAGCCTGTTTGGTTATTTTCTGACTGACCTTAAGTGTTCCTTGCCAGCATCTCTGAGAAAATTTGAACTTTCGTCAGTCAGTCCCAATACTGGGATTAGTCTCTTCATCATAAGctttgagaaaggaaaagaaccTACACCGAAGTGTGTTTGTATGAACCTACAGGATCATCTAAATGAAGTGACCAAAACACTCTCAGTTTAG